In Actinoplanes derwentensis, the following proteins share a genomic window:
- a CDS encoding SPFH domain-containing protein, protein MRRWNSTVVVVAALLLAGCTTVSTESDQVALHYDAGSFSSTTYQECVTQNNRAWDGLGEKYYTYPAGQRNFDFTGSDDSESAPYTVVSKDNQEMTVAGGLTFHLDTGCEPDGGMLRRFHEDIGLKFQPVIDEDGKTTGTWLEMLRFYIGHPLSRALAAEAQKYDWMALYNDPETRTRFETDINANLSAAVSATTGGKGYFVDFNLTLQKPQPRKELVDGLAAAQVAITQRQAVIEQNATVDEKLKQIKKLVDVLGPDGYVIYEVMQQCLTGETRAGCPTFLPVPNGANVNIPAPAAT, encoded by the coding sequence ATGCGCCGGTGGAACTCGACGGTGGTCGTGGTGGCGGCTCTGCTTCTGGCGGGCTGCACCACGGTGAGCACGGAATCCGACCAGGTGGCGTTGCACTACGACGCCGGTTCCTTCTCCAGTACGACTTACCAGGAATGTGTGACGCAGAACAACCGCGCCTGGGACGGGCTCGGGGAGAAGTACTACACCTACCCGGCCGGGCAGCGGAACTTCGACTTCACCGGCAGTGACGACTCCGAGAGCGCCCCGTACACCGTGGTGTCCAAGGACAACCAGGAGATGACGGTCGCCGGTGGCCTCACCTTCCACCTGGACACCGGCTGCGAGCCGGACGGCGGGATGCTGCGCCGGTTCCACGAGGACATCGGGCTGAAGTTCCAGCCGGTGATCGACGAGGACGGCAAGACCACCGGGACGTGGCTGGAGATGCTGCGCTTCTACATCGGCCACCCGCTGAGCCGGGCGCTGGCCGCCGAGGCGCAGAAGTACGACTGGATGGCGCTCTACAACGATCCGGAGACCCGGACCCGGTTCGAGACCGACATCAACGCCAACCTCAGTGCCGCGGTGTCCGCCACGACCGGCGGCAAAGGGTATTTCGTGGACTTCAACCTGACCCTGCAGAAACCGCAGCCGCGCAAGGAACTGGTGGACGGGCTGGCCGCCGCGCAGGTGGCGATCACCCAGCGGCAGGCGGTGATCGAGCAGAACGCCACCGTCGACGAGAAGCTCAAGCAGATCAAGAAGCTCGTCGACGTGCTCGGCCCGGACGGCTACGTGATCTACGAGGTCATGCAGCAGTGCCTGACCGGTGAGACCCGGGCGGGCTGCCCGACCTTCCTGCCGGTGCCTAACGGCGCAAACGTGAACATCCCCGCCCCCGCCGCGACCTGA